Proteins encoded by one window of Gambusia affinis linkage group LG17, SWU_Gaff_1.0, whole genome shotgun sequence:
- the LOC122819459 gene encoding PR domain zinc finger protein 12-like — protein MGSVLPADSLALKPGFKCSGRSLSDVITSDILHSFLYGRWRNVLGEHLAEERQSGSSPKTAFTAEVLAQSFAGEVQKLSSLVLPSEVIIAQSSIPGEGLGIFSKTWIKAGTEMGPFTGRLLSPEHVDLFKNNNLMWEVFNEDGTVRYFIDASQEDHRSWMTYIKCARNEQEQNLEVVQIGSSIFYKAVETIPPDQELLVWYGNTHNTFLGIPGVPGMDEEHQKKSRNDDSHSTEGPSSCSPPSVTATSTGRMRCVICHRGFNSRSNLRSHMRIHTLDKPFVCRFCNRRFSQSSTLRNHVRLHTGERPYKCHVCQSAYSQLAGLRAHQKSARHKPVAQASDAPPQVSPPLPPPPPPAPQMAPMQHQMPLVHHIPTMVL, from the exons ATGGGCTCCGTGCTGCCCGCCGACTCTCTGGCTCTGAAGCCCGGATTTAAGTGCTCCGGCCGCTCGCTGTCGGACGTGATCACCTCGGACATCCTGCACAGCTTCCTGTACGGCAGGTGGAGGAACGTGCTGGGCGAACACCTGGCGGAGGAGCGGCAGAGCGGCAGCAGCCCCAAGACCGCCTTCACGGCGGAGGTTCTGGCCCAGTCCTTCGCCGGAG AGGTGCAGAAGCTCTCCAGCCTGGTCCTTCCCAGCGAGGTGATCATCGCCCAGAGCTCCATCCCGGGAGAAGGCCTGGGAATCTTCTCCAAGACCTGGATCAAAGCCGGAACAGAGATGGGGCCCTTCACCGGGAGACTCCTGTCCCCCGAACATGTGGACTTGTTCAAGAACAACAACCTGATGTGGGAG GTGTTCAATGAGGACGGCACGGTGCGGTACTTCATCGACGCCAGCCAGGAGGATCACCGGAGCTGGATGACCTACATAAAGTGCGCTCGGAACGAGCAGGAGCAGAACCTGGAGGTGGTGCAGATCGGCAGCAGCATCTTCTATAAAGCGGTGGAG ACCATTCCGCCTGACCAGGAGCTCCTTGTCTGGTATGGAAACACGCACAACACATTCCTGGGAATTCCTGGAGTTCCTGGGATGGACGAAGAACACCAGAAGAAAAGCAGGAATG ACGACTCCCACTCCACCGAGGGGCCCTCTTCCTGTTCTCCTCCTTCCGTCACCGCCACCTCCACGGGCCGGATGCGCTGCGTCATTTGCCACCGCGGCTTCAACTCCCGCAGCAACCTGCGCTCCCACATGCGCATCCACACTCTGGACAAGCCCTTCGTGTGCCGCTTCTGCAACCGCCGCTTCAGCCAGTCCTCCACGCTGCGGAACCACGTCCGCCTGCACACCGGCGAGCGGCCGTACAAGTGCCACGTCTGTCAGAGCGCATACTCCCAGCTGGCGGGCCTGAGGGCGCACCAGAAGAGCGCAAGGCACAAACCTGTGGCGCAAGCCTCCGACGCGCCCCCGCAGgtttcccctcctcttcctcctcctcctccacctgccCCGCAGATGGCCCCCATGCAGCATCAGATGCCTCTGGTCCACCACATTCCCACCATGGTGTTATGA
- the fbxw5 gene encoding F-box/WD repeat-containing protein 5 yields MDWGPVLPDSLVLEIFLHLPHDAVLRAGLTCRQWQAVSRDEFLWRELFYSYYRIPRSVPRHPSAVSWYREFKRLYDCIPCVEVQTLREHSDQVLHLAFSHRGHRFSSCSKDCTVKLWDTERQDGNISLVHSSSMRQFNWGYTQFSQFNPDDTLLLVSGVYLGPHHSSSGEIAVISLENYTLLSRVRNKPYDVFGCWLNETHLISGNLHWIGNMTSCSVLWLNKAFQDIESENVNVVKRLFKIQNINASTIRTVMVAHCRRHDNPDLLLDYEAQSQARRQKAEQDNQHHPLLFDLGASDSEEEEEAQSEEQCGTDGRSHGFSSARTPQPTISGLDHVIHSRKHVGARELQIETQVAQMMGRAYTKAPDSSLIDPSEPGEGEDKTYLLFTTGSLTYSPHQIGIKRIKPDQMTTSGPVLGEERSSEEFFDSLDHVIDIHGHIIGMGLSPDHRYLYVNSRAWPKGCVISDPMSPPPIAEEIDMHVIDLKSLREERRSLRAHRAFTPNDECFFIFLDVSRDFVASGAEDKHGYIWDRHYNICLARLAHDDVVNSVAFSPADQELLLSASDDSTIKVWRSPRMVRLWQTSPRQLRPRSLLPSWLLRHKNSTFSASVNGKAVSEGWKKPSEGK; encoded by the exons ATGGATTGGGGTCCAGTTCTGCCGGACAGCTTGGTTTTGGAGATCTTCCTGCATCTGCCCCACGATGCCGTGCTGAGAGCCGGCCTGACCTGCAGACAGTGGCAGGCGGTCTCCAGAGATGAGTTCCTGTGGAGGGAGCTGTTCTACAGTTACTACCGGATACCGCGCTCCGTTCCTCGACACCCGT CGGCCGTGTCGTGGTACAGGGAGTTCAAGCGTCTGTATGACTGCATCCCGTGTGTGGAAGTCCAGACGCTGAGGGAGCACAGTGACCAGGTGCTTCACTTGGCTTTCTCTCACAGGGGCCATCGCTTCTCTTCCTGCTCTAAGGACTGCACAGTTAAG CTGTGGGACACGGAACGGCAAGATGGAAACATCTCGTTGGTGCACAGCTCCAGCATGCGTCAGTTTAACTGGGGCTACACCCAGTTCTCCCAGTTTAACCCCGACGATACCCTGCTGCTCGTGTCCGGCGTCTACCTGGGGCCACACCACTCGTCTTCTGGGGAAATTGCCGTCATTAGTCTGG AAAATTACACGCTGCTGTCGCGGGTCAGGAACAAACCGTACGACGTGTTTGGCTGCTGGCTGAACGAGACGCACCTGATCTCGGGGAACCTGCACTGGATCGGCAACATGACGTCCTGCTCGGTGCTCTGGCTCAACAAAGCTTTCCAG GATATCGAGTCCGAGAACGTAAACGTCGTGAAGCGTCTTTTCAAGATCCAGAACATCAACGCCAGCACCATCCGGACGGTGATGGTGGCGCACTGTCGCCGCCACGACAACCCTGACCTGCTGCTGGACTACGAGGCTCAGTCTCAGGCGAGGCGGCAGAAAGCGGAGCAGGACAATCAGCATCACCCTCTTCTCTTCGACCTGGGAGCCTCGGacagcgaggaagaggaggaggcgcAGAGCGAGGAGCAATGCGGCACGGACGGAAGGAGTCACGGCTTCTCGTCCGCACGGACCCCCCAGCCCACGATATCCGGCCTGGACCACGTCATTCAT AGCCGTAAACACGTGGGGGCCCGGGAGCTGCAGATTGAGACCCAGGTTGCTCAGATGATGGGTAGAGCCTACACCAAGGCCCCTGACTCCAGCCTCATCGACCCCTCTGAGCCTGGAGAGGGCGAGGATAAAACATACTTACTCTTCACCACCGGCAGCCTTACATACTCCCCCCATCAAATAG GCATTAAGCGCATCAAGCCCGACCAGATGACCACCTCCGGCCCTGTGCTCGGAGAGGAGAGGAGCTCCGAGGAGTTCTTTGATTCGCTGGACCACGTTATTGATATTCACGGCCACATCATTGGAATGGGCCTTTCTCCTGACCACAG GTACCTTTATGTAAATAGCCGAGCTTGGCCGAAGGGATGCGTGATCTCAGATCCCATGTCCCCGCCTCCCATCGCCGAGGAGATAGACATGCACGTCATCGACCTGAAGAGCttgagggaggagaggaggagccTCCGGGCCCACCGGGCCTTCACGCCCAACGACGAGTGCTTCTTCATCTTCCTGGATGTCAGCAGGGACTTCGTTGCCAG CGGAGCCGAGGACAAGCACGGCTACATCTGGGACCGCCACTACAACATCTGCCTCGCGCGACTGGCGCACGACGACGTGGTGAACTCGGTGGCGTTCAGCCCCGCCgaccaggagctgctgctctccGCCAGCGACGACTCCACCATCAAGGTGTGGCGCTCGCCCCGCATGGTGCGCCTCTGGCAGACGTCGCCCCGGCAGCTGAGGCCCCGCAGCCTGCTGCCGTCCTGGCTGCTGCGCCACAAGAACTCCACGTTTTCGGCCAGCGTGAACGGGAAAGCCGTGAGCGAGGGCTGGAAGAAACCCTCGGAGGGGAAGTAG
- the traf2b gene encoding TNF receptor-associated factor 2 isoform X1 — MAHISLDSQNSLPGIPLSVLSVPMENKYKCQQCLQVLRKPVQAQCGHRFCVHCFKLLTSAGPKPCEACRQEEIYEEPMSILNSNEAFPDNAAGREIASLPARCLNQSCSWTGSIKEYEAQHEGRCEYERVQCEACQASILLKDKDRHNERECEARTLNCKYCKVTFNFKDIKAHDEICLKFPLQCKDCGKKKIPREKFNDHIKSCVKSKSACPFSEVGCKTVIENGKLSDHEHSSTMEHLRLLLPMVLTMTHPRSEALGSGELQEDSGLGLYRAPEEGDGAAATAQPVDLEKKVIALENIVCVLNREVERSSLTLEAFAHQHRLDQEKIENLSNRVRQLERTVTMRDLQLSETEQLVRELQNCTYDGIFVWKITDFSRRRQEAVAGRTPAMFSPAFYSSKYGYKMCLRLYLNGDGTGRGTHLSLFFVVMKGKCDALLKWPFSQKVTLMLLDQNNREHIIDAFRPDISSTSFQRPISEMNIASGCPLFCPLAKLAGKSPYLRDDTIFIKAIVDLTGL; from the exons ATGGCTCACATCTCTTTGGACTCACAAAACTCTTTACCAGGAATTCCTTTGAGTGTGCTGTCTGTGCCCATGGAGAATAAGTACAAATGTCAGCAGTGTCTCCAGGTCCTGAGGAAACCTGTCCAGGCTCAGTGTGGCCACCGCTTCTGTGTGCACTGCTTCAAGCTGCTCACCAG cgCTGGTCCAAAGCCTTGTGAAGCCTGCCGCCAAGAGGAGATCTATGAGGAGCCCATGTCCATCCTGAACAGTAATGAG GCATTTCCAGACAACGCAGCCGGGCGAGAAATAGCAAGTCTGCCTGCCAGGTGTTTGAaccagagctgcagctggactGGATCTATAAAAGAGTACGAG GCTCAACATGAAGGCCGCTGTGAATACGAACGGGTGCAGTGCGAGGCCTGCCAGGCCTCCATCCTCCTCAAGGACAAGGACAGACACAACGAGAGAGAATGCGAGGCGAGAACTCTCAACTGCAAATACTGCAAAGTTACATTCAACTTTAAAGACATTAAG gCTCACGATGAGATCTGTCTCAAGTTTCCCTTACAATGTAAAGATTGCGGCAAGAAGAAGATCCCCAGAGAAAAG TTCAATGACCACATCAAATCCTGTGTCAAGTCGAAGAGCGCCTGTCCATTCAGCGAAGTGGGCTGTAAAACTGTG aTAGAGAACGGGAAGCTAAGTGACCATGAGCACAGCAGCACCATGGAGCATCTGCGTCTGCTGCTGCCGATGGTGCTGACGATGACCCATCCGCGAAGTGAGGCCCTCGGATCCGGGGAGCTGCAGGAGGACTCGGGTCTGGGTCTGTACAGAGCTCCTGAGGAGGGAGACGGAGCTGCAGCCACCGCACAGCCTGTAgacctggaaaaaaaa GTTATTGCTTTAGAAAACATTGTGTGTGTCCTGAACCGCGAAGTGGAGCGCAGTTCGCTTACCCTGGAGGCTTTCGCCCACCAGCATCGACTAGACCAGGAGAAAATTGAAAACCTGTCGAACAGAGTGCGGCAGCTCGAGCGAACGGTGACCATGAGAGACTTGCAGCTGTCGGAGACCGAGCAGCTGGTGCGCGAGCTTCAGAACTGCACATATGACGGGATATTTGTCTGGAAAATCACAGACTTCTCCCGGCGCAGGCAGGAGGCCGTGGCCGGCCGAACGCCTGCCATGTTCTCACCCG cATTTTACTCCAGCAAATACGGCTACAAAATGTGTCTCAGGCTTTATTTGAACGGCGACGGGACCGGACGGGGGACGCACCTCTCCCTGTTCTTTGTGGTCATGAAGGGAAAGTGCGACGCTCTGCTAAAGTGGCCCTTCAGTCAAAAG GTGACTCTGATGCTCCTGGATCAGAACAACAGGGAGCACATCATCGACGCTTTCCGACCCGacatctcctccacctccttccagCGGCCGATCAGCGAGATGAACATCGCCAGCGGCTGCCCGCTCTTCTGTCCGCTGGCTAAGCTGGCCGGCAAGAGCCCATATCTGAGAGATGATACGATATTTATCAAAGCAATCGTAGACCTCACAGGCTTGTGA
- the traf2b gene encoding TNF receptor-associated factor 2 isoform X2: MSILNSNEAFPDNAAGREIASLPARCLNQSCSWTGSIKEYEAQHEGRCEYERVQCEACQASILLKDKDRHNERECEARTLNCKYCKVTFNFKDIKAHDEICLKFPLQCKDCGKKKIPREKFNDHIKSCVKSKSACPFSEVGCKTVIENGKLSDHEHSSTMEHLRLLLPMVLTMTHPRSEALGSGELQEDSGLGLYRAPEEGDGAAATAQPVDLEKKVIALENIVCVLNREVERSSLTLEAFAHQHRLDQEKIENLSNRVRQLERTVTMRDLQLSETEQLVRELQNCTYDGIFVWKITDFSRRRQEAVAGRTPAMFSPAFYSSKYGYKMCLRLYLNGDGTGRGTHLSLFFVVMKGKCDALLKWPFSQKVTLMLLDQNNREHIIDAFRPDISSTSFQRPISEMNIASGCPLFCPLAKLAGKSPYLRDDTIFIKAIVDLTGL; this comes from the exons ATGTCCATCCTGAACAGTAATGAG GCATTTCCAGACAACGCAGCCGGGCGAGAAATAGCAAGTCTGCCTGCCAGGTGTTTGAaccagagctgcagctggactGGATCTATAAAAGAGTACGAG GCTCAACATGAAGGCCGCTGTGAATACGAACGGGTGCAGTGCGAGGCCTGCCAGGCCTCCATCCTCCTCAAGGACAAGGACAGACACAACGAGAGAGAATGCGAGGCGAGAACTCTCAACTGCAAATACTGCAAAGTTACATTCAACTTTAAAGACATTAAG gCTCACGATGAGATCTGTCTCAAGTTTCCCTTACAATGTAAAGATTGCGGCAAGAAGAAGATCCCCAGAGAAAAG TTCAATGACCACATCAAATCCTGTGTCAAGTCGAAGAGCGCCTGTCCATTCAGCGAAGTGGGCTGTAAAACTGTG aTAGAGAACGGGAAGCTAAGTGACCATGAGCACAGCAGCACCATGGAGCATCTGCGTCTGCTGCTGCCGATGGTGCTGACGATGACCCATCCGCGAAGTGAGGCCCTCGGATCCGGGGAGCTGCAGGAGGACTCGGGTCTGGGTCTGTACAGAGCTCCTGAGGAGGGAGACGGAGCTGCAGCCACCGCACAGCCTGTAgacctggaaaaaaaa GTTATTGCTTTAGAAAACATTGTGTGTGTCCTGAACCGCGAAGTGGAGCGCAGTTCGCTTACCCTGGAGGCTTTCGCCCACCAGCATCGACTAGACCAGGAGAAAATTGAAAACCTGTCGAACAGAGTGCGGCAGCTCGAGCGAACGGTGACCATGAGAGACTTGCAGCTGTCGGAGACCGAGCAGCTGGTGCGCGAGCTTCAGAACTGCACATATGACGGGATATTTGTCTGGAAAATCACAGACTTCTCCCGGCGCAGGCAGGAGGCCGTGGCCGGCCGAACGCCTGCCATGTTCTCACCCG cATTTTACTCCAGCAAATACGGCTACAAAATGTGTCTCAGGCTTTATTTGAACGGCGACGGGACCGGACGGGGGACGCACCTCTCCCTGTTCTTTGTGGTCATGAAGGGAAAGTGCGACGCTCTGCTAAAGTGGCCCTTCAGTCAAAAG GTGACTCTGATGCTCCTGGATCAGAACAACAGGGAGCACATCATCGACGCTTTCCGACCCGacatctcctccacctccttccagCGGCCGATCAGCGAGATGAACATCGCCAGCGGCTGCCCGCTCTTCTGTCCGCTGGCTAAGCTGGCCGGCAAGAGCCCATATCTGAGAGATGATACGATATTTATCAAAGCAATCGTAGACCTCACAGGCTTGTGA
- the coq4 gene encoding ubiquinone biosynthesis protein COQ4 homolog, mitochondrial, which produces MWQRLSNPFIRLNQTQSYLTSKWFKALLAHRLFTSGAELTYSYDGLYPGHIQTTSFQKALLAIGSGVAALQDPYRHDMVAVLGETTGHLALINLRERMKNDPEGYTILTERPRIRLSTLDLEKMASLPDESFGREYLRFLEDNKVTPDSRAEVKFVDNEELAYIMLRYREVHDLLHTLLGMPTNMLGEVAVKWFEAAQTGLPMCALGALLGPLRLNASRLQSLFTSLGPWALQNGRRARCVLSIFYERRWEQSLEDLRRELNIEPPPLTLSASNKRRTQI; this is translated from the exons ATGTGGCAGCGCTTGTCAAATCCCTTCATACGGCTCAATCAAACGCAAAGTTATTTAACATCTAAATGGTTCAAAG CTCTGCTCGCCCACCGACTGTTCACTAGTGGTGCTGAGCTGACCTACAGCTACGATGGGCTGTACCCTGGACACATCCAGACCACCTCCTTCCAGAAAGCACTGCTGGCCATCGGATCAGGAGTGGCGGCTCTGCAGGACCCCTACAGACACG ACATGGTTGCTGTGCTGGGAGAAACTACAGGACATTTAGCGCTTATAAATCTAAGGGAGCGGATGAAAAATGACCCCGAGGGTTACACGATCCTGAC AGAAAGGCCAAGGATCCGTCTGTCTACACTCGATCTGGAAAAGATGGCTTCCCTACCAGATGAGTCGTTTGGGCGAGAGTATCTCAGATTTCTGGAGGACAAT AAAGTGACGCCTGACTCTAGAGCGGAGGTGAAGTTTGTGGACAATGAGGAGCTAGCTTACATCATGCTGAGATATAGAGAGGTCCATGACCTGTTGCACACCTTACTGGGCATGCCCACTAACATGCTGG GTGAGGTGGCGGTGAAATGGTTTGAAGCCGCTCAGACGGGGCTTCCCATGTGCGCTCTGGGAGCCTTGCTGGGGCCACTTCGGCTGAATGCAAG TCGTTTACAGTCACTCTTCACATCTTTGGGCCCCTGGGCCCTGCAGAATGGCAGGCGGGCCCGCTGCGTTCTCAGCATCTTTTACGAGAGGCGATGGGAGCAGAGCCTGGAGGACCTCAGGCGGGAGCTGAACATCGAGCCACCTCCACTCACACTAAGTGCCTCAAACAAGAGGAGGACACAAATATAA